A genome region from Labilibaculum antarcticum includes the following:
- a CDS encoding energy transducer TonB — protein MEVKKSPKADLENKRGLFLEIGLALTLAFVLLAFEWTVDSSEATGLQDQQEMEAEEEMIPVTRQEPVKPPPPPPPAPKIADVLNIVDNEEEIEDELEIEDSDADMDTEVEIQVVAEEEEEDEAQVFVIVEDMPEFPGGTLELQKWIAKSVKYPVIAQENGITGRVFVTFVVNKVGQVEQIRVVRGVDPSLDKEAIRVIGEMPKWKPGKQRGKAVKVSYTVPINFQLQ, from the coding sequence ATGGAAGTTAAGAAGTCACCAAAAGCAGATCTTGAAAATAAGAGAGGTCTTTTTCTTGAGATTGGTCTGGCTCTTACTCTTGCCTTTGTACTTCTTGCATTTGAATGGACTGTAGATTCTAGCGAAGCTACTGGCCTGCAAGATCAACAAGAGATGGAGGCAGAGGAGGAAATGATTCCTGTTACTAGACAAGAACCTGTTAAGCCACCACCACCACCACCACCAGCTCCTAAAATTGCTGATGTTTTGAACATCGTTGACAATGAAGAGGAGATTGAGGATGAACTAGAGATTGAAGATTCTGACGCTGACATGGATACTGAAGTTGAAATTCAGGTTGTAGCCGAAGAAGAAGAAGAAGATGAAGCTCAGGTTTTTGTGATTGTAGAAGATATGCCTGAATTTCCAGGAGGAACTTTGGAATTACAGAAATGGATTGCTAAATCTGTTAAATATCCTGTAATTGCACAGGAAAATGGTATTACCGGTCGTGTTTTTGTTACTTTCGTTGTAAACAAAGTTGGGCAGGTTGAGCAGATTCGTGTAGTACGTGGAGTTGATCCATCATTGGACAAGGAAGCTATTCGCGTAATTGGTGAAATGCCTAAATGGAAGCCAGGTAAGCAGCGAGGTAAAGCGGTAAAAGTATCTTATACTGTACCTATTAACTTCCAATTGCAATAA
- a CDS encoding oxidoreductase, with protein sequence MKEKIVLITGASSGIGKASALLFLKKGYTVYATAPSTNAMMDLEAKGARILQLDITNAENCRQVVNHIYKKSERVDILVNNAGFGLYGAIEDVPMADARQQFEVNLFGLMQLTQMILPKMRVNCNGRIINISSILGRMTLPMGGWYHASKYALEGISDCLRQELRSFGVKVILINPGAIESEWADIALSKAIEYSKNTAYGTMTERLENLLLKSRKIQVKTEKVAEVIVNASESRNPRIRYIVPTHAKLIWLLRKIITENSFDYFKRRFFKFNYPYK encoded by the coding sequence ATGAAAGAAAAAATTGTTTTAATCACGGGAGCTTCCTCTGGAATTGGCAAAGCCTCAGCTCTGCTTTTTCTAAAAAAAGGATACACCGTATATGCAACAGCTCCATCGACCAATGCAATGATGGATCTGGAGGCTAAAGGTGCACGAATTCTGCAACTAGATATCACTAATGCTGAAAATTGCAGGCAAGTTGTAAATCATATTTATAAAAAATCAGAACGCGTAGACATCTTAGTAAACAATGCAGGCTTTGGCCTATACGGCGCAATTGAAGATGTTCCTATGGCTGATGCACGACAGCAATTCGAGGTCAACCTTTTTGGTTTAATGCAACTTACTCAAATGATTCTACCCAAAATGAGAGTGAATTGTAACGGAAGAATTATTAATATCAGCTCTATACTTGGAAGAATGACACTTCCCATGGGTGGATGGTATCACGCATCAAAATATGCATTGGAAGGAATTTCGGATTGCCTCCGACAAGAGCTTAGATCATTTGGAGTGAAAGTAATTCTAATTAATCCTGGTGCAATCGAATCTGAATGGGCAGATATTGCCTTATCCAAAGCAATTGAATATTCAAAGAACACCGCTTATGGAACCATGACTGAACGGCTTGAGAACCTTCTTCTAAAATCAAGGAAAATTCAAGTAAAAACAGAGAAAGTTGCAGAAGTGATTGTGAATGCAAGCGAATCAAGAAATCCACGAATCAGATACATCGTACCCACACATGCTAAACTAATTTGGTTGCTTAGAAAAATTATCACCGAAAATAGTTTTGATTATTTTAAGAGAAGGTTCTTTAAATTTAATTATCCTTATAAATAA
- a CDS encoding APC family permease — protein MPTNSSSHKFGTAPVFFTAISTILGAILFLRFGFAVGTLGFWGVILVVLLGHLVTIPTALAISELATNKRVEGGGEYFIISRSFGLNIGATIGIALFFSQAISVAFYVIAFTEAFEPVFNWAFNTFGYALPRQVISVPAMFFLSILILKKGANLGVKALYFVIAILMVSLLLFFLGTTDHASVSEFNLMNADFRNTDSFFVVFAIIFPAFTGMTAGVGLSGDLKNPSKSIPLGTTSATLIGMVIYFFVVYKLAFSVSSADLIGEQLIMAKIAIGGSLVIPLGLAASTISSALGSVMVAPRTLQALSIDRSFPSKPLNKWLAKGRESDNEPINASLITCVIAMVFVVLGDVNAVAQIISMFFMVTYGSLCLISVLNHFGSSPSYRPSFKSKWVLSLIGFITSVWVMFKINFLYALAAVSVMILLYLFINRYHKNRNGLESIFLNSLYQLNRNMQVFLQKTRKRKTREWRPSAICISKESFERDTAFELLNWISYKYGFGTYLHRIEGYYSKATYRQSQQELDRLIKSFDKIENHVYVDTIISPSYTSAIAQAIQLPGVAGMENNMVIFEFNKENPDRLNLIIDNYSLARAGNFDFCILGSSSRRINFKNNIHVWIKSSDTDNANLMILLSFIIAGHSDWKKADIKIFNICKKEQANETRKQLDELVVSGRLPITTSNIEIIHEQENVAAKEVINKRSADAGLTIVGFRGEALKHEKEELFKGYDSLGNVLFINANSQKTIE, from the coding sequence ATGCCCACAAATTCTTCTTCTCACAAATTTGGAACTGCTCCGGTCTTTTTTACGGCTATTTCGACCATATTAGGTGCGATTTTATTTCTTCGTTTTGGATTTGCCGTTGGAACTCTTGGTTTTTGGGGCGTAATCTTAGTTGTTCTTCTTGGTCATTTGGTAACAATTCCAACGGCTCTGGCTATTTCGGAGCTGGCAACAAATAAACGCGTTGAAGGAGGTGGAGAATATTTTATAATTTCCCGTTCGTTTGGTCTAAATATTGGTGCGACAATAGGAATCGCCTTGTTTTTTTCGCAGGCAATAAGTGTTGCTTTTTATGTAATTGCTTTCACAGAAGCTTTTGAACCTGTATTTAACTGGGCTTTTAACACATTCGGGTATGCATTGCCACGACAGGTGATAAGTGTTCCCGCCATGTTTTTCTTGTCGATACTAATTCTGAAAAAAGGAGCCAATCTAGGTGTGAAAGCTTTGTATTTTGTGATTGCCATATTAATGGTTTCACTCTTGCTATTTTTCTTGGGAACAACAGATCATGCTTCTGTTTCCGAATTTAATTTGATGAATGCGGACTTTAGGAATACGGATAGCTTTTTTGTTGTATTTGCGATTATATTTCCCGCATTTACAGGGATGACTGCCGGAGTTGGTTTATCAGGAGATTTGAAAAATCCATCCAAATCAATTCCTTTGGGAACAACCTCGGCTACTTTAATTGGAATGGTTATTTACTTTTTTGTGGTGTATAAGTTGGCATTTTCTGTTAGTAGTGCCGATTTAATAGGAGAGCAGTTGATAATGGCAAAAATTGCCATAGGCGGAAGTTTGGTAATTCCATTAGGTTTGGCCGCATCAACAATATCATCAGCATTAGGCTCAGTAATGGTTGCACCACGCACACTTCAAGCACTATCAATCGATCGTTCTTTTCCTTCTAAACCATTGAATAAATGGTTGGCAAAAGGTAGAGAATCAGATAATGAACCCATAAATGCATCATTAATTACCTGCGTAATTGCAATGGTATTTGTGGTTTTAGGCGATGTGAATGCAGTTGCTCAAATTATTTCTATGTTTTTTATGGTGACTTATGGTTCCTTGTGTTTAATATCTGTTTTAAATCATTTTGGATCATCGCCAAGTTACCGACCTTCTTTTAAATCGAAGTGGGTGTTGTCTTTGATCGGCTTTATAACATCAGTATGGGTGATGTTCAAGATTAACTTTTTGTATGCATTAGCAGCGGTATCAGTAATGATATTACTTTATTTGTTTATTAATCGATATCATAAAAATAGAAATGGACTGGAATCAATATTTTTAAATTCTCTTTATCAGCTAAATAGAAATATGCAGGTTTTTTTACAGAAAACAAGAAAGAGAAAAACCCGGGAATGGAGACCAAGTGCTATTTGTATATCGAAAGAATCTTTTGAGAGGGACACAGCCTTTGAGCTTCTCAATTGGATATCGTACAAATATGGGTTTGGAACTTATTTGCATCGAATTGAGGGATATTACTCGAAAGCTACCTATCGGCAGTCGCAGCAAGAATTGGATCGATTAATTAAAAGTTTCGATAAAATAGAGAATCATGTTTACGTCGATACCATTATTTCGCCATCTTATACTTCAGCGATAGCGCAAGCAATTCAGCTTCCTGGTGTGGCGGGAATGGAAAATAATATGGTGATTTTCGAGTTTAATAAAGAAAATCCTGATCGCTTGAATTTAATCATTGATAATTATTCATTAGCCCGTGCAGGTAATTTTGATTTCTGTATTCTGGGCAGTTCTTCACGGAGGATTAATTTTAAAAACAATATCCATGTCTGGATTAAATCTTCGGATACCGACAATGCGAATCTGATGATTCTACTTAGTTTTATTATTGCGGGTCATTCTGATTGGAAAAAGGCGGACATTAAGATATTCAATATCTGCAAAAAGGAACAGGCCAATGAAACCAGAAAGCAATTGGATGAACTGGTCGTTTCGGGCCGACTGCCTATAACAACTTCGAATATCGAAATTATTCATGAACAGGAAAATGTTGCGGCCAAAGAGGTAATCAATAAGCGTTCGGCTGATGCCGGATTAACGATTGTTGGATTTAGAGGTGAAGCGCTGAAGCATGAAAAAGAGGAACTTTTTAAAGGATATGATTCTTTAGGCAATGTATTGTTTATCAATGCGAATAGCCAGAAAACAATAGAGTAG
- the hflX gene encoding GTPase HflX: MGEKLILDKEVEKAILIGVIDKSKNMTEGLVKEYLDELDFLALTAGAETVKRFTQKMDYPHPKTFVGTGKLEEILDYLEKNKDIKLVIFDDELSPSQLRNIERALERKILDRTNLILDIFASRAQTANAKTQVELAQYQYLLPRLTRMWTHLERQRGGIGMRGPGETQIETDRRIILDKISKLKEDLIKIDKQKATQRKNRGKMVRVALVGYTNVGKSTLMNMISKSEVFAENKLFATLDTTVRKVVIQNVPFLLADTVGFIRKLPHNLVESFKSTLDEVREADVILHVVDISHPNFEDQIKVVNETMLEIDKREKPTFLVFNKIDAFTYVKKDEDDLLPKTKENYSLEELKQMWIAKGDTPCLFISAIHKQNIEEFREVVYDVVKEIHSARFPYNSFLYQDYSNLMD, encoded by the coding sequence ATGGGAGAGAAGCTGATATTAGATAAAGAAGTAGAAAAAGCGATTTTGATTGGTGTTATTGACAAATCAAAAAATATGACAGAAGGTTTGGTTAAGGAGTATCTTGACGAACTGGATTTCCTAGCCTTAACTGCTGGGGCAGAAACGGTTAAGCGTTTCACTCAAAAAATGGATTATCCTCATCCAAAAACATTTGTTGGAACGGGTAAACTTGAGGAAATTCTTGATTATCTGGAAAAGAATAAGGACATTAAATTGGTAATATTCGATGATGAACTTTCACCGTCACAGCTAAGGAATATCGAGCGCGCATTGGAACGTAAAATTTTGGACAGAACAAATTTGATTCTCGATATATTTGCCAGTCGTGCTCAAACAGCAAATGCTAAGACTCAAGTGGAGTTGGCTCAGTATCAATATTTACTTCCACGATTAACAAGAATGTGGACTCACCTTGAGCGTCAGCGTGGGGGAATAGGTATGCGTGGTCCTGGAGAAACACAGATTGAGACTGACCGAAGAATAATTCTTGATAAAATATCCAAGCTTAAGGAAGATTTAATAAAAATTGATAAGCAAAAAGCAACTCAGCGTAAAAATCGCGGGAAAATGGTTCGTGTTGCTTTGGTTGGTTACACCAACGTGGGCAAGTCGACTTTAATGAACATGATTAGTAAATCTGAAGTGTTTGCTGAGAATAAGCTTTTTGCAACATTAGATACTACTGTTCGTAAAGTAGTTATTCAGAATGTGCCATTTTTATTGGCCGATACTGTTGGATTCATAAGAAAATTGCCTCATAATTTGGTCGAATCATTTAAATCAACCTTGGATGAGGTTCGTGAAGCAGATGTAATTTTACATGTCGTTGATATTTCTCACCCTAATTTCGAAGATCAAATTAAGGTTGTTAATGAAACAATGCTCGAAATAGATAAGCGTGAAAAACCAACATTCTTAGTTTTTAATAAAATTGATGCTTTCACTTACGTGAAAAAAGATGAGGACGATCTTTTACCGAAAACCAAAGAGAATTATAGTTTAGAGGAATTAAAGCAGATGTGGATTGCAAAAGGAGATACTCCTTGTTTGTTCATTTCGGCAATTCATAAGCAAAATATTGAGGAATTTCGCGAGGTAGTTTATGATGTAGTAAAGGAAATTCATTCAGCTCGATTTCCGTATAATAGTTTTTTATATCAGGATTATTCTAATTTGATGGATTAA
- a CDS encoding aspartate-semialdehyde dehydrogenase codes for MRIAVVGATGLVGQKILEVLEERNFQISELYPVASEKSVGKEVVFNGKKYKVISMASAIELKPQIAIFSAGGDTSLKWAPEFAKVGTTVVDNSSAWRMDKNKKLVVPEINAVDLTTEDKIIANPNCSTIQLVVALAPLHKRYKMERLVISTYQSITGTGVKAVTQFENERNGIQGEMAYPYEIDKNCIPHCDVFTENGYTKEEMKLANETKKILKDDSIRVTATAVRVPVVGGHSESVNIEFANDFDLDEVRKILSETDGVIVQDNLDNNEYPMAKYAHGKDEVFVGRIRRDFSNPNTLNLWIVSDNLRKGAATNAVQIAEFLGKNNLV; via the coding sequence ATGAGAATTGCAGTTGTTGGCGCCACAGGTCTGGTTGGTCAGAAAATACTGGAAGTTCTGGAAGAAAGAAATTTTCAGATTAGTGAATTATATCCTGTAGCCAGTGAAAAATCTGTAGGAAAGGAAGTTGTATTTAATGGAAAAAAATACAAAGTAATCAGTATGGCAAGTGCAATTGAATTAAAACCACAAATTGCAATCTTTTCAGCTGGTGGGGACACCTCTTTAAAATGGGCTCCTGAATTCGCAAAAGTAGGTACGACTGTTGTTGATAACTCGTCGGCATGGCGAATGGATAAGAATAAAAAATTAGTTGTTCCGGAAATCAATGCTGTCGATTTAACCACAGAAGACAAAATTATTGCAAATCCAAATTGCTCAACCATACAGTTGGTTGTTGCTCTTGCACCTTTGCATAAGCGATACAAAATGGAACGCTTAGTTATCTCAACTTATCAATCAATTACCGGAACTGGTGTTAAAGCCGTTACGCAGTTTGAAAATGAGAGAAATGGTATTCAAGGCGAAATGGCATATCCATACGAAATCGACAAGAATTGTATTCCTCATTGTGATGTATTCACTGAAAATGGCTACACCAAAGAAGAGATGAAACTGGCTAATGAAACCAAGAAAATCTTAAAAGATGATAGCATCAGAGTAACTGCTACTGCGGTACGAGTACCTGTAGTTGGCGGACATTCTGAATCGGTAAATATCGAATTTGCAAATGATTTTGATTTGGATGAAGTCCGAAAAATTCTTTCGGAAACCGATGGCGTAATTGTTCAAGATAATTTGGACAATAACGAATATCCAATGGCAAAATACGCACATGGAAAAGATGAAGTTTTTGTTGGCAGAATTCGTAGAGATTTCTCAAATCCAAACACTTTAAACCTCTGGATTGTCTCAGACAATCTTAGAAAAGGAGCAGCTACAAATGCGGTTCAAATCGCAGAGTTCCTTGGGAAAAACAATCTTGTATAA